From Anopheles darlingi chromosome 2, idAnoDarlMG_H_01, whole genome shotgun sequence, the proteins below share one genomic window:
- the LOC125952166 gene encoding UPF0235 protein C15orf40 homolog isoform X1, with the protein MLNCNRELAKDFGKISRNFEDTYQTSAPHSFYRPRLLVFKGICQNQLPYRSTVWAMSKKGGTAKGKKNVPTESSAAAPITGPVLVDAKTGNLIVKILAKPGAKTSGITDVSEEGVGCQIAAPPIDGEANTELIRYLSKLLELRKSDISLDRGSKSRQKTIVLDKDGCRYTREQLLTIFRSEASSGS; encoded by the exons ATGTTGAATTGCAACCGGGAACTTGCTAAGGACTTTGGGAAAATTTCACGGAATTTCGAGGACACTTATCAAACCTCCGCTCCGCATTCCTTTTACCGGCCGCGTCTTCTAGTTTTCAAGGGCATTTGTCAAAATCAGct GCCTTACCGATCGACGGTTTGGGCTATGTCCAAGAAAGGCGGAACCGCGAAGGGTAAGAAGAATGTCCCCACAGAAAGTAGTGCCGCCGCTCCGATCACCGGCCCCGTGCTGGTCGATGCCAAAACCGGCAACTTGATCGTGAAAATATTGGCCAAACCGGGCGCAAAGACTAGTGGGATCACCGATGTGAGTGAGGAAGGTGTTGGATGCCAAATCG CTGCTCCACCAATTGACGGTGAAGCGAACACGGAACTGATTAGGTATCTGTCCAAGCTGCTGGAACTCCGGAAAAGTGATATTAGTCTCGATCGCGGATCAAAATCTCGCCAAAAGACGATCGTACTGGATAAGGATGGCTGTCGGTATACGCGCGAGCAATTACTTACGATCTTCCGCTCCGAGGCTTCTTCCGGCTCTTAA
- the LOC125952166 gene encoding UPF0235 protein C15orf40 homolog isoform X2, which yields MSKKGGTAKGKKNVPTESSAAAPITGPVLVDAKTGNLIVKILAKPGAKTSGITDVSEEGVGCQIAAPPIDGEANTELIRYLSKLLELRKSDISLDRGSKSRQKTIVLDKDGCRYTREQLLTIFRSEASSGS from the exons ATGTCCAAGAAAGGCGGAACCGCGAAGGGTAAGAAGAATGTCCCCACAGAAAGTAGTGCCGCCGCTCCGATCACCGGCCCCGTGCTGGTCGATGCCAAAACCGGCAACTTGATCGTGAAAATATTGGCCAAACCGGGCGCAAAGACTAGTGGGATCACCGATGTGAGTGAGGAAGGTGTTGGATGCCAAATCG CTGCTCCACCAATTGACGGTGAAGCGAACACGGAACTGATTAGGTATCTGTCCAAGCTGCTGGAACTCCGGAAAAGTGATATTAGTCTCGATCGCGGATCAAAATCTCGCCAAAAGACGATCGTACTGGATAAGGATGGCTGTCGGTATACGCGCGAGCAATTACTTACGATCTTCCGCTCCGAGGCTTCTTCCGGCTCTTAA